A window from Acidimicrobiales bacterium encodes these proteins:
- a CDS encoding UPF0182 family protein, protein MRVPTDMPNRRRRSTSGRGRIIFVVVVLVFFALALSLRGIAGFWTDYLWFDSLDLTSVFTGILGAKIALAAIFTVAFFVLCFASLTVADRLAPKFRPQGPEDEMLNRYHDTVGRRGGLLRAGVSLVLALVAGVGMSAEWNQWLLFRNGGDFGVTDATFDTDVGFYVFKLPFYSTVVGWLFASGVVILVVTVVAHYLNGGIRLQAPVQRVTPQVKAHISVLLGLLALVRAVDYWLQRYELTTSTRGTVDGATYTDVNAQLPAIYLLMFIAVLSFFLFIYNIWRRGWVLPVVAVGLWALVSVVAGVAYPAFIQRFTVEPAESSVESPYIRNNIDATRQALGLDQVTTEAFDYTQDQAAATDAINENPGTIRNIRLLDPQIVLPTYQRLQSQVASYQFNDLDVDRYQVQSPDGSFAETQVVLGARDLSVAGIPQQSWEGRHLAFTHGYGVALAPANATTPEGRPSFLIQNVPTEFTPPDGINVTLDRPQMYYGEALPGYAITNADREEIDFSIDGETQSTVYDGSGGVVMSSWLRKAAFAARFGDWNLLISNFVTPESRIVFQRDVNERVREVAPFLSFDADPYPVITNGRIVYIFDAYTTSARYPNAQQADTGNIPQVGGLADQRFNYVRNSIKGVVDTYDGTVDLYVIDDGDPVAAAYQKAFPDLLKDGDDFPQELRAHWRFPEDLFRVQTNAWSRYHIEEPAAFYERNTAWLVAQDPGSAPTGVTGGTTQIIPGQGVVRTRESRIDPYYMLLKLPGEDREKFVSLRPFVPFSEDDSRRVLTAFMVASSDPEDYGKITVFQMPDGTNIDGPSIANAAILADQQVSARISLLNTQGSEVRLGNMLLVPINSSILYVRPFYVASSGNAQVPELREVIVVFGSRVVMRPTLNEALKVLFPGANPETFEENQSGTPTTPETPIDPTDPLAPPTTPTPPEGETVESLVAQASALLSNAESELRATGDLGAYQEAVTQAAELLSRAQELSGATAPQTTPPSPVPPDPTTTVPEATTTAFGATVGGDRIPAGFLASG, encoded by the coding sequence ATGCGCGTCCCCACCGACATGCCGAACCGCCGCCGCCGGAGCACCTCGGGGCGGGGTCGGATCATCTTCGTCGTCGTCGTCCTGGTGTTCTTCGCCCTCGCCCTGTCGCTGCGCGGCATCGCCGGGTTCTGGACCGACTACCTGTGGTTCGACTCCCTCGACCTGACGTCGGTCTTCACCGGCATCCTCGGGGCGAAGATCGCGCTGGCCGCCATCTTCACCGTGGCCTTCTTCGTGTTGTGCTTCGCCAGCCTCACCGTGGCCGACCGGTTGGCGCCGAAGTTCCGGCCCCAGGGGCCCGAGGACGAGATGTTGAACCGCTACCACGACACCGTGGGCCGGCGGGGAGGCCTGTTGCGCGCCGGCGTGTCGCTGGTGCTGGCCCTCGTGGCCGGCGTGGGGATGTCGGCGGAGTGGAACCAGTGGTTGTTGTTCCGCAACGGCGGCGACTTCGGCGTCACCGACGCCACCTTCGACACCGACGTCGGCTTCTATGTCTTCAAGCTGCCCTTCTACTCCACCGTCGTGGGGTGGCTGTTCGCGTCGGGCGTCGTCATCCTCGTGGTGACGGTGGTGGCGCACTACCTGAACGGCGGCATCCGCCTCCAGGCCCCGGTCCAGCGGGTCACCCCGCAGGTGAAGGCGCACATCTCGGTGCTGCTCGGCCTGTTGGCGCTGGTGCGGGCGGTCGACTACTGGCTCCAGCGCTACGAGCTCACGACCTCCACCAGGGGCACGGTCGACGGGGCCACCTACACCGACGTCAACGCGCAGCTCCCGGCGATCTACCTGTTGATGTTCATCGCCGTGCTCAGCTTCTTCCTGTTCATCTACAACATCTGGCGGCGGGGCTGGGTGCTGCCGGTGGTGGCGGTGGGCCTGTGGGCGCTGGTGTCGGTGGTGGCGGGGGTCGCCTACCCGGCGTTCATCCAGCGCTTCACCGTCGAGCCGGCCGAGTCGAGCGTCGAGTCGCCGTACATCCGCAACAACATCGACGCCACCCGCCAGGCGCTCGGCCTCGACCAGGTGACCACCGAGGCCTTCGACTACACCCAGGACCAGGCGGCGGCGACCGACGCCATCAACGAGAACCCGGGCACCATCCGCAACATCCGCCTGCTCGACCCCCAGATCGTGCTGCCGACCTACCAGCGCCTCCAGAGCCAGGTGGCGTCGTACCAGTTCAACGACCTCGACGTCGACCGGTACCAGGTCCAGTCGCCCGACGGGTCCTTCGCCGAGACCCAGGTGGTGCTCGGTGCCCGCGACCTCAGCGTCGCCGGCATCCCCCAGCAGTCGTGGGAGGGCCGCCACCTGGCCTTCACCCACGGCTACGGCGTGGCGCTGGCCCCGGCCAATGCCACCACCCCGGAGGGGCGGCCGAGCTTCCTCATCCAGAACGTGCCGACGGAGTTCACGCCGCCCGACGGGATCAACGTCACGCTCGACCGGCCGCAGATGTACTACGGCGAGGCGTTGCCGGGCTACGCGATCACCAACGCCGACCGTGAGGAGATCGACTTCTCGATCGACGGCGAGACCCAGTCGACGGTGTACGACGGCAGCGGCGGGGTGGTCATGAGCTCGTGGCTGCGCAAGGCGGCGTTCGCGGCCCGCTTCGGCGACTGGAACCTGTTGATCTCGAACTTCGTGACCCCCGAGTCGCGCATCGTGTTCCAGCGCGACGTGAACGAGCGGGTGCGTGAGGTGGCGCCGTTCCTCAGCTTCGACGCCGACCCGTACCCGGTGATCACCAACGGGCGCATCGTCTACATCTTCGACGCCTACACCACCTCGGCTCGCTACCCGAACGCCCAGCAGGCCGACACCGGGAACATCCCCCAGGTGGGCGGTCTGGCCGACCAGCGCTTCAACTACGTGCGCAACTCGATCAAGGGCGTCGTCGACACCTACGACGGCACCGTCGACCTGTACGTGATCGACGACGGCGACCCGGTGGCGGCCGCCTACCAGAAGGCGTTCCCCGACCTGTTGAAGGACGGGGACGACTTCCCCCAGGAGCTCCGGGCGCACTGGCGCTTCCCCGAGGACCTGTTCCGGGTGCAGACCAACGCCTGGAGCCGCTACCACATCGAGGAGCCGGCGGCGTTCTACGAGCGCAACACCGCCTGGCTGGTCGCCCAGGACCCCGGGTCGGCTCCCACCGGGGTGACGGGCGGGACCACCCAGATCATCCCCGGGCAGGGCGTGGTGCGCACCCGGGAGTCGCGCATCGACCCGTACTACATGTTGTTGAAGCTGCCCGGCGAGGACCGCGAGAAGTTCGTGTCGCTGCGGCCGTTCGTCCCGTTCTCCGAGGACGACTCGAGACGGGTGCTGACCGCGTTCATGGTGGCCAGCAGCGATCCCGAGGACTACGGCAAGATCACGGTCTTCCAGATGCCCGACGGCACCAACATCGACGGGCCGTCGATCGCCAACGCCGCCATCCTCGCCGACCAGCAGGTGTCGGCGCGCATCTCGCTGCTGAACACCCAGGGTTCGGAGGTGCGTCTCGGGAACATGCTGTTGGTGCCCATCAACAGCTCGATCCTGTACGTGCGCCCGTTCTACGTGGCCTCGTCGGGCAACGCCCAGGTGCCCGAGCTGCGCGAGGTGATCGTGGTGTTCGGCTCCCGGGTCGTGATGCGCCCGACCCTGAACGAGGCGCTGAAGGTGCTGTTCCCGGGGGCGAACCCCGAGACGTTCGAGGAGAACCAGTCGGGGACGCCGACCACGCCCGAGACGCCGATCGATCCGACCGACCCGCTGGCCCCGCCCACGACGCCGACGCCGCCCGAGGGCGAGACCGTCGAGAGCCTGGTGGCGCAGGCGTCGGCGTTGTTGTCGAACGCCGAAAGCGAGCTGCGGGCCACCGGTGACCTGGGGGCCTATCAGGAGGCGGTGACCCAGGCCGCCGAGCTGTTGAGCCGGGCCCAGGAGCTCAGCGGCGCCACGGCGCCCCAGACCACGCCGCCGTCGCCGGTGCCACCGGACCCGACGACCACCGTCCCGGAGGCGACCACCACCGCGTTCGGGGCGACGGTCGGGGGCGACCGCATCCCGGCCGGCTTCCTCGCCTCGGGCTGA
- a CDS encoding TetR/AcrR family transcriptional regulator: MTETRPPTKRQRQAAETRERMLTAAADVFAELGYRGATVGAITDAAGTAHGTFYLYFRNKDEAFSQVIEAVTAQILTRPEVGPDASRRERTEAMVRSYIGALGRYPGLYRALLEGMLQSPAIEELWLVLRETFVRRIVDGIDRVVARGEMRPLPDSQQAARALVSMCEWHAFVALGLGHRVPTGEEIETAIDTVTDLWSRATWGPD, translated from the coding sequence ATGACCGAGACCCGCCCACCCACCAAGCGTCAGCGTCAGGCGGCCGAGACCAGGGAGCGGATGCTGACGGCGGCGGCCGACGTGTTCGCCGAGCTGGGCTACCGGGGGGCGACGGTGGGGGCCATCACCGACGCCGCCGGCACCGCCCACGGCACCTTCTACCTGTACTTCCGCAACAAGGACGAGGCGTTCAGCCAGGTGATCGAGGCGGTCACCGCCCAGATCCTGACCCGCCCCGAGGTCGGACCGGACGCGTCACGGCGGGAGCGCACCGAGGCGATGGTGCGCAGCTACATCGGTGCGCTCGGGAGGTACCCCGGGTTGTACCGGGCCCTGCTCGAGGGGATGTTGCAGAGCCCGGCCATCGAGGAGCTGTGGCTGGTGCTGCGCGAGACGTTCGTGCGGCGCATCGTGGACGGCATCGACCGGGTGGTGGCTCGTGGCGAGATGCGGCCGCTGCCTGACAGCCAGCAGGCCGCTCGGGCGCTGGTGTCGATGTGCGAGTGGCACGCGTTCGTGGCGCTGGGCCTCGGCCACCGGGTACCGACCGGCGAGGAGATCGAGACGGCGATCGACACCGTGACCGACCTCTGGAGCCGCGCCACCTGGGGCCCCGACTGA
- a CDS encoding acyl--CoA ligase, with translation MPDTTTPAHALPQVAEFLAAGERLTGPGSPFEVVTEDVRGETMEVFAHRPRSLRDVLVASLVHGERDNWVFGDGRRVTFADTERQVASVAAYLRDVHGVGPGDRVAVCGPNSAGWLVTFWACLSMGAVTVAMNGWWTEAEMHHALDLTEPKVLLLDAKRAERLGPTPGLTQVDLDTDLDTMLAHSPDATIPTVGIDEDDPAILIFTSGTTGRPKAAVLSHRSVIAYGMLQSFIGARALMLSGRAMPSGPPPVRLAVFPLFHVSGLGGTVSGIMTGSTTVWPLGRFEPEAVIELTVKEGINTWGGTGTHVIRLLEHPHIDRIDPAQLVQVGMGGSATTPEIIRRVDTKLPHLAGTMSTGYGSTETGSLVSYAPNWMLTASPECVGPPLPTVQVKITDPLGDELPDGEEGNICVRSPLLMNGYWRNPEADADAFLPGRWYITGDFGRMEGGLLYMATRRRDLIIRGGENIYPYEVENRLDEHPDVTEAAVIGIDHDVLGQEVGAVVVVRDGATVTADELRSFCAETLASYKVPVSIDIRTEALPRNPSGKILKHVLAGSGEHSFVEE, from the coding sequence CGCCCTGCCCCAGGTCGCCGAGTTCCTGGCCGCCGGCGAGCGCCTCACCGGGCCCGGCTCGCCGTTCGAGGTCGTCACCGAGGACGTGCGGGGCGAGACCATGGAGGTCTTCGCCCATCGCCCCCGGTCGCTGCGCGACGTGCTCGTCGCCTCCCTCGTCCACGGGGAGCGCGACAACTGGGTGTTCGGCGACGGCCGCCGGGTCACCTTCGCCGACACCGAGCGCCAGGTGGCGTCGGTGGCCGCCTACCTGCGCGACGTCCACGGGGTGGGCCCCGGCGACCGCGTCGCCGTCTGCGGGCCCAACAGCGCCGGGTGGCTGGTCACGTTCTGGGCATGCCTCTCGATGGGAGCGGTCACCGTGGCCATGAACGGCTGGTGGACCGAGGCCGAGATGCACCACGCCCTCGACCTCACCGAACCGAAGGTGCTGCTCCTCGACGCCAAACGGGCCGAACGCCTCGGCCCCACCCCCGGGCTCACCCAGGTCGACCTCGACACCGACCTCGACACGATGCTGGCCCACTCCCCCGACGCCACGATCCCCACCGTCGGCATCGACGAGGACGACCCGGCCATTCTCATCTTCACGTCCGGCACCACCGGGCGCCCCAAGGCGGCGGTGCTCAGCCACCGCAGCGTCATCGCCTACGGCATGCTCCAGTCGTTCATCGGTGCCCGGGCCCTGATGCTCAGCGGCCGGGCGATGCCGAGCGGCCCGCCCCCGGTGCGCCTGGCCGTGTTCCCGCTGTTCCACGTCTCCGGTCTCGGCGGCACCGTGTCGGGCATCATGACCGGCTCCACCACGGTGTGGCCCCTCGGGCGCTTCGAACCCGAGGCGGTCATCGAGCTCACCGTCAAGGAGGGCATCAACACCTGGGGCGGCACCGGCACCCACGTCATCCGCCTCCTCGAGCACCCCCACATCGACAGGATCGACCCCGCCCAGCTCGTCCAGGTCGGCATGGGCGGCTCGGCCACCACCCCCGAGATCATCCGCCGCGTCGACACCAAGCTCCCCCACCTCGCCGGCACCATGAGCACCGGCTACGGCTCCACCGAGACCGGCTCGCTCGTCTCCTACGCCCCCAACTGGATGCTCACCGCGTCACCCGAGTGCGTCGGCCCGCCGCTGCCCACCGTGCAGGTCAAGATCACCGACCCCCTCGGCGACGAGCTCCCCGACGGCGAGGAGGGCAACATCTGCGTGCGCAGCCCCCTGCTGATGAACGGCTACTGGCGCAACCCCGAGGCCGACGCCGACGCCTTCCTCCCCGGGCGCTGGTACATCACCGGCGACTTCGGGCGCATGGAGGGCGGGCTGCTGTACATGGCCACCCGCCGCCGCGACCTCATCATCCGCGGCGGCGAGAACATCTACCCCTACGAGGTCGAGAACCGCCTCGACGAGCACCCCGACGTCACCGAGGCGGCCGTCATCGGCATCGACCACGACGTGCTCGGCCAGGAGGTCGGCGCCGTGGTCGTGGTGCGCGACGGCGCCACCGTCACCGCCGACGAGCTCCGGTCGTTCTGCGCCGAGACGCTCGCCTCGTACAAGGTGCCGGTGTCCATCGACATCCGCACCGAGGCCCTGCCCCGCAACCCCAGCGGCAAGATCCTCAAGCACGTCCTGGCCGGCTCGGGCGAGCACTCCTTCGTCGAGGAGTGA
- a CDS encoding DivIVA domain-containing protein yields MAKDPVSPVDPDDVIKRSFSTVRRGADPLEVQRYLLELANQLRAGREREADLAAQLRDAEQRATPVDQLDPSRLTALLGEETARVLDAARSAAAEIRANAEESVARMLREARDEAQEMRNEAESVLVRRSEEAEAEVARIRASADGVREQAELDAEGIRAQATARREEAEADADAIRAVAAGVLEQAGVDAAAEVEKGRQEGREMVAEAQRVRQRMLDDLARRRKLLRQQIEQLQAGRDRLAAAYDVVRETLDQATEELEVSLPEAKLAAESAALRATEDDEAVFAAEVEAAAALAHDDAEPGDAPDVPGDEAAEGPVGDTAVEDGTEGIEGEEAVDLVDEVDEVDEAAVEPDTDVPPSASGPTRRAPDPPDGRMSSSVKVVRTPSAERTAAIFARLRDDDEDAEAAGPADTSETTGAAGVAAEEAVAADGGDASTEAHDEADDEATAGDEVLAELEKSLTRRFKRDLSDEQNELLDAVRRQKGTPMAAGTLPPLRDQVERYRALALPVLADAAEAGAERAAGAAAGAVDAPVDDLATGLAEELVLALREQLERCFDEAVGDRDDLADRIRATYRESKAQHVDLPVAAAVLAAASRGAGTGRVG; encoded by the coding sequence GTGGCCAAGGATCCGGTTTCGCCCGTCGACCCCGACGACGTCATCAAGCGTTCGTTCTCCACGGTGCGTCGTGGGGCGGACCCGCTCGAGGTGCAGCGCTATCTGCTGGAGCTGGCCAACCAGCTGCGGGCCGGCCGGGAGCGCGAGGCCGACCTGGCCGCCCAGCTCCGCGACGCCGAGCAGCGCGCCACCCCGGTCGACCAGCTCGACCCGAGCCGGTTGACGGCGCTGCTCGGTGAGGAGACCGCCCGGGTGCTCGACGCGGCCCGTTCGGCGGCGGCCGAGATCCGGGCCAACGCCGAGGAGAGCGTGGCCCGCATGCTGCGCGAGGCCCGGGATGAGGCCCAGGAGATGCGCAACGAGGCCGAGTCGGTGCTGGTGCGGCGCAGCGAGGAGGCCGAGGCCGAGGTGGCCCGCATCCGGGCGTCGGCCGACGGGGTGCGCGAGCAGGCCGAGCTCGATGCCGAGGGCATCCGGGCCCAGGCCACCGCCCGTCGCGAGGAGGCCGAGGCCGACGCCGACGCCATCCGGGCCGTGGCCGCCGGCGTGCTCGAGCAGGCGGGGGTCGACGCCGCCGCCGAGGTGGAGAAGGGTCGCCAGGAGGGTCGGGAGATGGTGGCCGAGGCGCAGCGGGTGCGTCAGCGGATGCTCGACGACCTCGCCCGCCGCCGCAAGCTGTTGCGCCAGCAGATCGAGCAGCTCCAGGCCGGACGTGACCGTCTGGCCGCGGCCTACGACGTGGTGCGCGAGACCCTCGACCAGGCCACCGAGGAGCTCGAGGTGTCCCTGCCGGAGGCGAAGCTGGCCGCCGAGTCGGCGGCGCTGCGCGCCACCGAGGACGACGAGGCGGTGTTCGCCGCCGAGGTCGAGGCCGCCGCCGCGCTCGCCCACGACGACGCCGAGCCCGGCGATGCCCCTGATGTCCCCGGCGACGAGGCCGCCGAGGGCCCGGTGGGCGACACGGCGGTCGAGGACGGGACGGAGGGGATCGAAGGGGAGGAGGCCGTCGACCTCGTCGACGAGGTCGACGAGGTCGACGAGGCCGCGGTCGAGCCCGACACCGACGTCCCCCCGTCCGCGTCGGGTCCCACGCGGCGGGCGCCCGACCCCCCCGACGGGCGCATGTCGAGCTCGGTGAAGGTCGTGCGGACCCCGAGCGCCGAGCGCACCGCGGCCATCTTCGCCCGGTTGCGCGACGACGACGAGGACGCCGAGGCCGCCGGGCCGGCCGACACCTCCGAGACCACCGGGGCCGCCGGGGTCGCCGCCGAGGAGGCCGTCGCCGCCGACGGCGGGGACGCGTCGACGGAGGCTCACGACGAGGCCGACGACGAGGCGACGGCGGGCGACGAGGTCCTCGCCGAGCTCGAGAAATCGCTGACCCGTAGGTTCAAGCGTGACCTGTCCGACGAGCAGAACGAGCTGCTCGACGCCGTCCGCCGCCAGAAGGGCACCCCGATGGCGGCCGGCACGCTCCCGCCGCTGCGTGACCAGGTCGAGCGGTACCGGGCCCTGGCCCTGCCGGTGCTGGCCGACGCCGCCGAGGCGGGCGCCGAGCGGGCCGCCGGTGCGGCCGCCGGTGCGGTCGACGCCCCGGTCGACGACCTGGCCACGGGTCTGGCCGAGGAGCTCGTCCTGGCGTTGCGCGAGCAGCTCGAGCGGTGCTTCGACGAGGCGGTCGGCGACCGTGACGACCTGGCCGACCGGATCCGGGCCACCTACCGCGAGAGCAAGGCCCAACACGTCGACCTGCCCGTCGCCGCGGCGGTGCTGGCGGCGGCGTCACGGGGCGCGGGCACCGGTCGGGTCGGATAG
- a CDS encoding PDZ domain-containing protein — MISLSLLTAAALIVFLWKLDYYTLSPGSARETAPFIQIEGAPTFPDQEGMVDYLTVSVKQATPADAFLAWIDPAIDIVDAELVLGSQTPSENRELNLQLMASSKDSATYQALQRLGYEIPISGTGAVIASVAADVPAAAVLERGDTVVSVDGRPVAVSQDLSGQVAALPPGAVIELGVQPFEGGDTRVVSVELVVRPDDPTRSMIGVSTFTRDLTFDFPVQVTIDSGQVGGPSAGLAFTLGILDALTPESITGGARVATTGTMELDGTVGPVGGVHQKVVAASREGVDLMLVPSAELEEARRYGGDLRIEPVDDLDDALAVLATMGGGDAVLPAPTEAVPVG, encoded by the coding sequence GTGATCTCGCTGTCGCTGCTCACCGCGGCGGCGCTGATCGTGTTCCTGTGGAAGCTCGACTACTACACGCTGTCGCCGGGTTCGGCTCGTGAGACCGCGCCGTTCATCCAGATCGAGGGCGCGCCCACCTTCCCCGACCAGGAGGGGATGGTCGACTACCTGACGGTGTCGGTGAAGCAGGCCACCCCGGCCGACGCGTTCCTCGCCTGGATCGACCCGGCGATCGACATCGTCGACGCCGAGCTGGTCCTCGGCTCGCAGACCCCGTCGGAGAACCGGGAGCTGAACCTGCAGCTGATGGCCAGCTCGAAGGACTCCGCCACCTACCAGGCGCTGCAGCGGTTGGGCTATGAGATCCCCATCTCGGGCACGGGGGCGGTGATCGCCTCGGTGGCCGCCGACGTGCCCGCCGCCGCGGTGCTCGAGCGGGGCGACACCGTGGTGAGCGTCGACGGCCGGCCGGTGGCGGTGAGCCAGGACCTCAGTGGCCAGGTGGCCGCGCTGCCGCCCGGGGCGGTGATCGAGCTCGGGGTGCAGCCCTTCGAGGGGGGCGACACCCGCGTCGTGAGCGTCGAGCTCGTGGTCCGCCCGGACGACCCGACCCGGTCGATGATCGGCGTGTCGACCTTCACCCGTGATCTCACCTTCGACTTCCCGGTGCAGGTGACCATCGATTCGGGTCAGGTGGGCGGGCCGTCGGCGGGCCTGGCCTTCACGCTCGGCATCCTCGACGCGCTCACCCCCGAGAGCATCACCGGGGGGGCGCGGGTGGCCACCACCGGCACCATGGAGCTCGACGGGACGGTGGGGCCGGTGGGGGGCGTGCACCAGAAGGTGGTGGCGGCGTCACGGGAGGGCGTCGACCTGATGCTGGTCCCGTCCGCGGAGCTCGAGGAGGCCCGCCGCTACGGCGGCGACCTGCGCATCGAGCCGGTCGACGATCTCGACGACGCTCTCGCGGTGCTCGCCACGATGGGCGGTGGCGACGCCGTGCTCCCCGCACCCACCGAGGCCGTCCCCGTCGGTTGA
- a CDS encoding GAF domain-containing protein: protein MSPERELTLADLMSCFEGAVPAVIATADADGMPNVTYLSRVRMVDDDHVALSNQFFSKTHRNLTERPRASVLLIDPLTYDEFRLTLVHERSERRGPVFEHLRDDIDNLAAITGMEGIFRLRGADIYRVLDIEDLAAPGRRADPTRGPLTTRPVTASADRLQAVAELTGRLGRAGDLDTLVQATVDGLATLLGYEHSMLLLIDETSHRLYTIASHGYDDQGVGSEVEVGEGIIGMAAARMTPMRVGNYRQLRKYGSTVRRSFEDHGEPGPGREVALPGLPDGQSRLAVPAIALGRLTGVLAVESTESIAFDEADEALLSLVAGVVAAAVDADTAEHDEAPAVGADIPTTTTTDTDINTDTDTDTDTDTDTDTDTDTDTDTDADADGATVVRFFAVDGSTFLDGEYPIKGVAGRLLWALLGHHRREGRTEFTNRELRLDPTLELPEFRDNFESRLILLKRRLDERSAPFRIDKTGRGRFRLSVHGPLRLEQVD, encoded by the coding sequence GTGAGCCCGGAGCGCGAGCTCACCCTCGCCGACCTCATGAGCTGCTTCGAGGGCGCCGTCCCCGCAGTCATCGCCACCGCCGACGCCGACGGCATGCCCAACGTCACCTACCTGTCCCGGGTCCGGATGGTCGACGACGACCACGTCGCCCTGTCCAACCAGTTCTTCTCCAAGACCCACCGCAACCTCACCGAACGACCCCGCGCCAGCGTGCTGCTCATCGATCCGCTCACCTACGACGAGTTCCGCCTCACGCTCGTCCACGAGCGCTCGGAGCGCCGAGGCCCGGTGTTCGAGCACCTCCGCGACGACATCGACAACCTCGCCGCCATCACCGGCATGGAAGGCATCTTCCGCCTGCGCGGCGCCGACATCTACCGGGTGCTCGACATCGAGGACCTCGCCGCCCCAGGTCGACGCGCCGACCCCACCCGGGGGCCACTGACCACCCGCCCCGTGACCGCGTCGGCCGACCGGCTCCAAGCGGTGGCCGAGCTCACCGGGCGCCTCGGTCGCGCCGGGGACCTCGACACCCTGGTGCAGGCCACCGTCGACGGCCTCGCCACCCTGCTCGGCTACGAGCACTCGATGCTGCTGCTGATCGACGAGACCAGCCATCGCCTCTACACGATCGCCAGCCACGGCTACGACGACCAGGGCGTCGGCTCGGAGGTCGAGGTCGGCGAGGGCATCATCGGCATGGCCGCCGCCCGCATGACCCCGATGCGGGTCGGCAACTACCGCCAGCTCCGCAAGTACGGCTCCACCGTGCGCCGGTCTTTCGAGGACCACGGCGAGCCGGGCCCGGGACGGGAGGTCGCGTTGCCCGGGCTGCCCGACGGCCAGAGCCGCCTGGCCGTCCCCGCCATCGCCCTCGGCCGGCTCACCGGGGTGCTGGCCGTGGAGTCCACCGAGTCGATCGCCTTCGATGAAGCCGACGAGGCCCTGCTCTCCCTCGTCGCCGGCGTGGTGGCCGCCGCCGTCGACGCCGACACCGCCGAGCACGACGAGGCCCCGGCCGTCGGGGCCGACATCCCGACGACGACGACGACCGACACCGACATCAACACCGATACCGACACCGACACCGACACCGACACCGACACCGACACCGACACCGACACCGACACCGACACCGACGCCGACGCCGACGGGGCGACGGTGGTGCGCTTCTTCGCTGTCGACGGCAGCACCTTCCTCGACGGCGAGTATCCGATCAAGGGCGTCGCCGGCCGCCTGCTGTGGGCCCTGCTCGGCCATCACCGACGAGAGGGGCGCACCGAGTTCACGAACCGCGAGCTCCGCCTCGACCCCACCCTCGAGCTCCCCGAGTTCCGCGACAACTTCGAGAGCCGGCTCATCCTGCTCAAACGCCGCCTCGACGAACGCTCCGCCCCGTTCCGCATCGACAAGACCGGTCGAGGCCGCTTCCGCCTCTCGGTCCACGGCCCCCTCCGCCTGGAACAGGTCGACTGA
- a CDS encoding CIA30 family protein, producing MGRRAMVFAGELSLANDGGFASVVSPVIAGPVWASPDGVTLDVTGDGRTYTVQVRSTTSGFWIQPFPTTAGVTARLVLPWAGFEPVSRFLDPIPAPGPLDPADVEAVAIYLVDGQEGPFQLSVAALG from the coding sequence GTGGGCCGACGGGCGATGGTCTTCGCCGGCGAGCTGTCCCTCGCCAACGACGGGGGGTTCGCGTCGGTGGTGAGCCCGGTGATCGCCGGCCCCGTGTGGGCGTCGCCTGACGGGGTGACCCTCGACGTGACCGGCGACGGGCGCACGTACACGGTGCAGGTGCGGTCGACGACGTCGGGCTTCTGGATCCAGCCGTTCCCGACGACGGCCGGCGTGACGGCGCGCCTGGTGCTCCCGTGGGCGGGGTTCGAGCCGGTCAGCCGGTTCCTCGACCCGATCCCCGCGCCGGGTCCCCTCGACCCGGCCGACGTGGAGGCGGTGGCGATCTACCTGGTCGACGGGCAGGAGGGCCCGTTCCAGCTGAGTGTCGCGGCGCTGGGCTGA
- a CDS encoding hemerythrin domain-containing protein, translating to MTITQTQPIATPDARLRERGPIAVDLYRDIHKGIRAELFAVDAAAGSLDPADRPGWVALGGRMNALLDLLVDHAEHEDTHIHPVLTDVRPDLAAQMAEDHEAIEARFDALRDLALLVASVPVPEVRLVADRLYLQFAELTGVYLLHQDAEEWVVMPALEQAIGVPATVAINEAIVGSIPPEKMAASLAVMLPAMNVDDRAELLGGMQAGAPPEVFAGVWALAGQVLAPGDLEALGARLGV from the coding sequence ATGACCATCACCCAGACCCAGCCGATCGCGACGCCCGACGCCCGCCTCCGCGAGCGGGGCCCGATCGCGGTCGACCTGTACCGCGACATCCACAAGGGGATCCGCGCCGAGCTGTTCGCGGTCGACGCGGCCGCCGGCTCGCTCGACCCGGCCGACCGGCCGGGGTGGGTCGCCCTCGGCGGGCGGATGAACGCCCTCCTCGACCTGTTGGTCGACCACGCCGAGCACGAGGACACCCACATCCACCCCGTGCTGACCGACGTGCGGCCCGACCTGGCGGCGCAGATGGCCGAGGACCACGAGGCCATCGAGGCCCGCTTCGACGCTCTGCGCGACCTGGCGCTGCTCGTCGCATCGGTGCCGGTCCCCGAGGTCCGGCTCGTCGCCGACCGGCTCTACCTGCAGTTCGCGGAGCTGACCGGCGTCTACCTGCTGCACCAGGACGCCGAGGAGTGGGTGGTCATGCCGGCGCTGGAGCAGGCCATCGGGGTGCCGGCGACGGTGGCCATCAACGAGGCGATCGTGGGGTCGATCCCGCCGGAGAAGATGGCGGCGTCGCTGGCGGTGATGCTGCCGGCCATGAACGTCGACGATCGCGCCGAGCTGCTCGGCGGCATGCAGGCCGGTGCACCGCCGGAGGTGTTCGCCGGTGTGTGGGCCCTCGCCGGTCAGGTGCTGGCGCCGGGTGATCTGGAGGCGCTCGGGGCCCGGCTCGGGGTCTGA